Proteins encoded within one genomic window of Coriobacteriia bacterium:
- the arsM gene encoding arsenite methyltransferase yields MDDVKRAVRERYAARARANAPERQECASPACCDSGGAGCQAGYSPAELAEVPIGAGLGLGCGDPTAVAALREGETVVDLGSGGGIDCFIAARRVGPAGSVIGVDMTAEMIDLARRNAREGGYGNVEFRLGELEALPVADSVADVVISNCVVNLVPDKPQAFREAFRALKPGGRLEVSDIVTLGEPPQALRDSVDAYAGCLAGASPKEGYLADIAAAGFEDVRVTEERPFADEDDSTLAMLVDDLGLAGRLSPEQARNAAGLFASVHVSARKPVG; encoded by the coding sequence ATGGACGACGTCAAGAGGGCGGTGCGTGAGCGCTACGCCGCGCGGGCTCGGGCGAACGCCCCCGAGCGTCAGGAGTGCGCGTCGCCGGCCTGCTGCGATTCAGGGGGCGCCGGCTGCCAGGCGGGCTACTCCCCCGCCGAGCTCGCGGAGGTCCCGATAGGCGCCGGCCTGGGTCTTGGCTGCGGCGACCCGACGGCGGTCGCGGCCCTGCGGGAAGGCGAGACGGTGGTCGACCTGGGCTCGGGCGGCGGCATCGACTGCTTCATCGCGGCTCGGCGAGTCGGCCCTGCCGGCAGCGTGATCGGCGTGGACATGACCGCCGAGATGATCGACCTCGCCCGGCGCAACGCGCGCGAAGGCGGCTACGGCAACGTCGAGTTCCGCCTCGGCGAGCTCGAGGCTCTGCCGGTCGCGGACTCCGTGGCGGACGTCGTGATCTCGAACTGCGTGGTCAACCTCGTCCCGGACAAGCCGCAGGCGTTCCGCGAGGCGTTCCGCGCGCTCAAGCCGGGGGGGCGACTGGAGGTGAGCGACATCGTGACCCTCGGAGAGCCGCCCCAGGCGCTCAGGGACTCGGTCGATGCCTATGCGGGGTGCCTCGCGGGCGCCTCGCCCAAGGAAGGCTACCTGGCCGACATCGCGGCCGCGGGGTTCGAGGACGTGCGGGTCACCGAGGAGCGCCCGTTCGCGGACGAGGACGACTCGACGTTGGCGATGCTCGTGGACGACCTGGGACTGGCCGGGCGGCTGTCGCCGGAGCAGGCGCGAAACGCCGCGGGCCTGTTCGCGAGCGTGCACGTCAGCGCGCGCAAGCCCGTCGGATAG